CTTCTGAAGGAAATCAATCGCTTCCATTACCTTGCGGGCCGCTTTGATGAAAGGGGTCGGAGAAAGAATTTGGGAGCCGATATGGGAATGGATTCCGATGAGTTTTGCATATTTGAATCGTTTTGTAGTTTTTAAAACTTCTGGTATTTCATTTAATTTTATCCCGAACTTACTTTTTTCTGATCCAGTAGAAAGATGCGGATGGGTCTCTGGGAAGATCCCCGGATTGATACGCACAAAGACACCGATCTCTTTACCCATTCTCTTCGCTACCTCTTCTAAGAGAACAGCCTGATTGATACTCTCAAAATTGAAAAAGATTACACCATTTTTAAGGGCATATGAAATCTCTTCTGGCTTGCGTGCCACATTGTTATAAAGAATTTCTTTTCCTTTAAACCCGGCTTTTCGGCAGATAAATATCTCGCCCGGTGATACTACTTCTGCACCAATCCCTTCTTTTTTAATCAGTCTCAAAATCGTGATGTTGGTATTCGCCTTGACTGCAAAGTAGATCCGTGCGATGGAATCAAAATTCCGTTTCAGCGTAGCGATATTTTCCAGGATTCTTTTTCGGTCATAAATATAACATGGTGTTTCAATATCTTTCTTTGATGCCAATTTTTTCCGCAGTTGCTCAAGCACCCCATTATTTTTCATAAACCTCCTTTCTCTGGGAAATAAAAAAGCCCACCTTTGTGGTGGGCTCCTGTCCAGAAAATTGACGATCAGGGGAACAGCAAGCCCACCCCCTTGTAACCCTTCTTCATCCAGAATCTCTTGAAGAGTTTCATCATCGGAGATTATATAAAAAATTTGAAAAAAGTCAAGCGTGCGATTTGAATCAAAAATAATTCAATGGAGAAATCGGCAAAAATCAGGACAGCGAAAGCCTCAAGAACATTTAAAAGGGCTGGCAAACAAGTTAATGATTGAACAACCTTAACCAATATAGAAACAAAAAAGGGGCGGCAGAACCGCCCCTTTTTATCATTCAATAGCTATTCGTTTTCCAGTGCGAATTCACGCAATACTTCATAATGTCTTTTTCTTATTTCGGTCTGACGATTTGCTCGCGGCATGGCCAAGAGATTTTCAATGCCAAATGTAATACTTTTCGCATCATATACACACCAGAAGAATCCCACGGCATCTCCTTTGATATTGCTCTTTGCACCAGGT
Above is a window of candidate division WOR-3 bacterium DNA encoding:
- the lysA gene encoding diaminopimelate decarboxylase, with amino-acid sequence MKNNGVLEQLRKKLASKKDIETPCYIYDRKRILENIATLKRNFDSIARIYFAVKANTNITILRLIKKEGIGAEVVSPGEIFICRKAGFKGKEILYNNVARKPEEISYALKNGVIFFNFESINQAVLLEEVAKRMGKEIGVFVRINPGIFPETHPHLSTGSEKSKFGIKLNEIPEVLKTTKRFKYAKLIGIHSHIGSQILSPTPFIKAARKVMEAIDFLQKNGVKIEYINLGGGFGVPYKPDERPLNFQPIIDCYQHIKEKYSVTIFLEPGRFLVANAGYILTRLIDKKKRDHLPLYMIDAGMTENPRPALYDAYHHIEPLSYNPSKKFKVRITGPLCENADEFGIYPLPELKIGDYLLIYNSGAYTRTLASTYNGRPLPAEYLIDEELKLIRKKQSLGGLIANEKYKGV